In a genomic window of Wyeomyia smithii strain HCP4-BCI-WySm-NY-G18 chromosome 1, ASM2978416v1, whole genome shotgun sequence:
- the LOC129718453 gene encoding uncharacterized protein LOC129718453 has protein sequence MLKEIFAVFPHLKSYNGVMIQKTYERMNPTLDRESNQKKVLVRGLLIENETLATVGDDNLRGCLRILVPLSRKGVKSQAGIECLSAEEPIAAPLVRWISINQHPFQNNKPNTSHGIWIRP, from the exons ATGCTCAAAGAAATTTTTGCTGTGTTCCCGCACCTTAAATCCTACAATGGCGTTATG aTCCAAAAGACATACGAAAGAATGAACCCTACACTTGATAGAGAGTCTAATCAGAAAAAAGTCCTAGTAAGAGGACTATTGATTGAAAATGAAACCCTCGCGACAGTTGGAGATG ATAATTTGCGAGGATGTCTGAGAATTCTGGTGCCTCTGAGCAGAAAAGGTGTCAAAAGCCAAGCCGGAATTGAATGTTTGTCGGCAGAGGAACCAATTGCAGCGCCACTAGTTAGATGGATTTCG ATCAATCAACATCCCTTCCAGAACAACAAGCCAAATACGTCGCATGGAATTTGGATTCGCCCGTAG